The Chloroflexota bacterium genome window below encodes:
- a CDS encoding nitrate- and nitrite sensing domain-containing protein — protein sequence MAVDQPPNARLGPTIRRSAQVSAVGNALRHMSQRAPTLVDRFSLGVFDMRLLANRGIRTKLSLMVAAPLLGFIGLLIVALVARVQLVQEMRSVQQVAQFAVSVSPVVHELQRERGMTSGFLGSKGANFRAELAAQRATVDQRIGEFRSAPAITAIAKSNQRFDEGLRQSLTQIDGLKAHRAAVDGMNIPAGDALNYYTNLIEQMLATLSNGAEGITEPEIAQQLLAFTSFMRAKEQAGIERATLNNAFAADRFLDGFLERAVAVSTSHNLYLKLYQTYATPAHRQLLAAKVVGPDVDEVAKLRTQAMSRAFEPSLGGVDPQRWFAASTARIDLFKVVEDGLATDLLNHAASLERDALSSLVQLAVIGLVLLAVTLAFVHTIGSNVRNAVHDVQRQLTELADQSASWLAGALHRLATGDLTERDQPTLARLAATSRDELGQMAATANSLHDRMSETMESFEQARHDLTGIIAEIRRTAEEVATASHHLGDASEQSSHAIHQVAVAMQNIAEGSVETSRSTQTASAALNGLSDTVESVNDATSAQAQAIHTVTAATVQIAEHAHRVGDMAHSISEDSQQTVVSLGHGGEAVREIAQAMANIRAVHDQTAHHVELLGQLGERIETVVETIEDIAEQTNLLALNAAIEAARAGEQGRGFAIVADEVRKLAERSRRETQAIGTFVHEIQQGTRQAVQAMASGEGTIDAGVERVDQARLAFSQIERVVASSSSHIADISSAAEALDASSRSAAEAIVRVNDGAEACLSAANLMVGQSHEVNASVESIAAVSEESSAAAEEVSATAEEMATQIQVGSMQSQKLAESAAELRELVAGFRLDGHQSAAATSERRPVRRSA from the coding sequence GTGGCGGTCGATCAGCCTCCCAATGCGCGTCTCGGGCCGACGATTCGGCGGTCGGCCCAGGTCTCTGCTGTGGGGAACGCGCTGAGACATATGTCCCAGCGCGCTCCCACGCTGGTCGATCGCTTTTCGCTGGGAGTATTCGATATGCGCCTGCTCGCCAATCGTGGCATCCGCACCAAACTCTCGCTGATGGTCGCGGCCCCGCTGCTCGGATTCATCGGCCTGTTGATCGTAGCCCTGGTCGCGCGCGTCCAGCTTGTGCAGGAGATGCGATCTGTCCAGCAGGTCGCGCAGTTCGCGGTCAGTGTGAGTCCCGTCGTCCACGAGCTGCAGCGCGAGCGTGGCATGACCAGCGGCTTCCTGGGCAGCAAGGGCGCCAACTTCCGCGCCGAGCTGGCCGCGCAGCGCGCGACCGTCGATCAGCGCATCGGGGAGTTCCGAAGCGCGCCCGCCATCACCGCCATCGCCAAGAGCAACCAGCGCTTTGACGAGGGGCTTCGCCAGTCGCTGACGCAGATCGATGGCCTCAAGGCCCACCGAGCCGCCGTGGACGGCATGAACATCCCGGCGGGCGATGCGCTGAACTACTACACCAACCTGATCGAGCAGATGCTGGCGACGCTCTCGAACGGCGCGGAGGGCATCACCGAACCGGAGATCGCTCAGCAATTGCTGGCGTTCACCAGTTTCATGCGGGCCAAGGAGCAGGCCGGCATCGAGCGCGCCACCCTCAACAACGCCTTCGCGGCGGATCGCTTTCTGGACGGATTCCTCGAGCGCGCCGTGGCGGTCTCGACCAGCCACAACCTCTACCTGAAGCTCTACCAGACCTATGCCACGCCGGCGCACCGCCAGTTGCTGGCGGCGAAGGTCGTCGGTCCGGACGTGGACGAAGTCGCGAAGCTGCGGACGCAGGCGATGTCGCGGGCGTTCGAGCCGTCGTTGGGGGGCGTCGATCCGCAGCGCTGGTTTGCTGCCAGCACGGCCCGCATCGACCTGTTCAAGGTGGTTGAAGACGGACTGGCGACCGACCTCCTGAACCACGCCGCGAGCCTCGAGCGCGACGCCTTGTCGAGCCTGGTGCAGTTGGCGGTGATCGGGCTCGTGCTGCTGGCCGTCACCCTGGCGTTCGTCCACACTATTGGCTCCAATGTCCGCAACGCCGTCCACGACGTGCAGAGGCAGCTCACCGAGCTGGCCGACCAGAGTGCGAGCTGGCTGGCCGGGGCGCTCCACCGGCTCGCCACGGGTGACCTGACCGAGCGGGACCAGCCGACCCTGGCGCGGCTGGCGGCCACATCGCGCGACGAGCTGGGCCAGATGGCGGCCACGGCGAACAGCCTGCACGACCGCATGTCCGAGACGATGGAGAGCTTCGAGCAGGCCCGCCACGACCTGACCGGCATCATCGCCGAGATCCGCCGCACGGCAGAAGAGGTGGCGACGGCCAGCCACCACCTGGGCGACGCATCCGAGCAGTCCAGCCACGCGATCCATCAAGTCGCCGTGGCCATGCAGAACATCGCCGAGGGCAGCGTCGAGACGAGCCGCTCCACCCAGACGGCCAGCGCCGCCCTCAACGGACTGTCGGACACCGTCGAGAGCGTGAACGACGCCACCTCGGCCCAGGCGCAGGCGATCCATACGGTGACTGCGGCCACCGTGCAGATCGCCGAGCATGCCCACCGCGTGGGCGACATGGCCCACAGCATCAGCGAGGACAGCCAGCAGACGGTGGTGTCCCTGGGCCACGGCGGCGAGGCCGTCCGCGAGATCGCGCAGGCGATGGCGAACATCCGTGCCGTACACGATCAGACGGCTCACCACGTCGAGCTGCTCGGGCAGCTCGGCGAGCGCATCGAGACGGTTGTGGAGACCATTGAAGACATCGCCGAGCAGACCAATCTCCTCGCCCTGAACGCCGCCATCGAAGCGGCCCGCGCGGGCGAGCAAGGACGCGGTTTCGCCATCGTCGCGGACGAGGTCCGCAAGCTGGCCGAGCGGTCGCGCCGCGAGACGCAGGCCATCGGTACGTTCGTCCACGAGATCCAGCAAGGCACGCGGCAGGCCGTCCAGGCGATGGCCTCCGGCGAGGGGACCATCGACGCCGGCGTCGAGCGCGTCGATCAGGCGCGGCTGGCCTTCTCACAGATCGAGCGGGTAGTTGCCTCAAGCTCGTCGCACATCGCCGACATCTCGTCGGCCGCCGAGGCGCTGGACGCCAGCTCACGGTCCGCGGCTGAAGCGATTGTGCGGGTCAACGACGGCGCTGAGGCCTGCCTCTCAGCGGCCAACCTGATGGTCGGCCAGAGCCACGAGGTCAATGCGTCGGTGGAGTCCATCGCGGCCGTCTCGGAGGAGAGCAGCGCGGCGGCCGAGGAAGTCTCGGCGACCGCCGAAGAGATGGCGACGCAGATTCAAGTCGGCAGCATGCAGTCCCAGAAGCTCGCGGAGTCAGCCGCCGAGCTGCGGGAGCTGGTGGCCGGCTTCCGGCTCGACGGCCACCAGAGCGCCGCGGCGACCTCTGAGCGACGCCCGGTGCGCCGGTCGGCGTAG
- a CDS encoding thioredoxin family protein, whose protein sequence is MKDFAKLVTYAREELGAVHEYERYRPNHFTLRRIAELLPSAHVEIVGASWCKDCKREVPRFAAIAERLHGWTVELLGDDRATRERLAIERIPTFIVRAAAGGKELGRIVESPAGASLEDDLLAIAEAHPSQILA, encoded by the coding sequence ATGAAGGACTTCGCGAAGCTGGTGACCTATGCTCGCGAGGAGCTGGGCGCCGTCCACGAGTACGAGCGGTACCGCCCGAATCACTTCACCCTGCGCCGTATTGCTGAGCTGCTCCCGAGCGCCCACGTCGAGATCGTCGGGGCGTCCTGGTGCAAGGACTGCAAGCGCGAGGTTCCGCGCTTCGCCGCGATCGCCGAGCGGCTGCACGGCTGGACTGTCGAGCTGCTGGGCGACGACCGGGCGACGCGTGAGCGACTGGCGATCGAGCGCATCCCGACGTTCATCGTGCGGGCCGCCGCCGGCGGCAAGGAGCTGGGACGGATCGTCGAGTCGCCGGCCGGCGCGTCGCTCGAAGACGATCTGCTGGCCATCGCGGAGGCCCACCCCAGCCAGATTCTGGCCTGA